From the genome of Pseudomonas sp. WJP1:
TAATGCTGCAACCAACATCAAGACCGAGATGACGGACTCCAAGCGTCTGGCCATCGCGGCGCCACTGGGTGCAGCCATTGCTCCGGGTGGTAGCGGCACGCTGACGATTCCGGCCAGTGGTCAACCGACGCTGACCACGAAATTCGATATCTACGACCCGACCACCGCTGCGGCAATGCAGAACGGCCTGAAATACTCCACGCCGACCAAGGTCGTGTTCGGGGACGTTTCCGCCGATGGCACCAGCCAGACTTATCAGTTCCTGGATGCCAAGGGCGGGGTTATAAGCAGTGGCACCATCAAGCCAGGTGAAAACAACACCCTGAGCCTGTCTGTACCGCTCAAGGATGCCACGGGTGCGCCGATCCCGCCTGCACCTGCCACTCAGTACACCGTAAGCTTCGACATGACCGTGGCCGGTTCCCCGGGCAAAGGCACCGCGATAAACGTCTCGCTGAGCCAGCCAGGTACTCTGGACAACCGTAACGGTACGGCATTGGCGGATTTGCAGACCCGCCAGACCGTCGACACGGGGTCGGCCAGCAAAGGTATTTCCCTGAGCGATGCCTACGGCAAGCTGGTCGAGAATGTCGGCTCCAAAGCTGCTCAAGGCAAGCTTGACAGCGCGGCGACCTCCTCCATCCTGGCGAACGCCAAGGGCGCGCGCGACTCACTCTCCGGTGTCGACCTCGATGAGGAAACTGGCAACCTGGTCAAGTATCAGCAGTACTACACCGCCTCTTCGCAGATCATCAAGGCTGCGCAAGAAATCTTCAGCACACTGATCAACAGTCTTTAAGGAGTCGTAGCCCATGCGCATTTCTACCGCCCAGTTTTACGAGTCCTCGGCCGCGAATTATCAAAGGAACTTCGCCAACGTGGTCAAGACCAGCGAAGAGGCCAGCAGTCTGGTTCGCGTCAACACCGCTGCCGATGATCCGGTCGGCGCCTCGCGCTTGCTGCAATTGGGTCAGCAGGCTTCGATGCTTGCTCAGTACAAGGCCAACACCGACACCATCAAGGCCACCCTGGGCCAGGCCGAGTCAGTGTTGACCGGCATCACCAACGTTTTGCAACGTGCCAAGGAACTGGCCATTGGTGCCAATAACGCCGGTTACACCGATGCCGACCGTCAGGCCAATGCCGCGGAACTGGGCCAGATCGAAGAACAGTTGCTGAGCCTGATGAACAGCCGGGATGAAAACGGCAAGTACATCTTTGCCGGCTCCAAGGGCGATACCGTTCCGTTCACCCGCAACTCCGACGGCACTTACACCTACAACGGCGACCAGGTGACGCTGAACCTGCCAATCGGCGACAGCATGTCGATGGCCACCAACAGCACCGGCTGGGAAGTGTTCCAGCAAGCGATCAATACCAGTCGCACTCAGGTCACCGGGTCGATGAATGACGGTCTTGTGACCCTGTCGGACGGGCAGGTGTCGTCGAACGTGATGTACAACAGCAAGTTCCGCGGCGGTGAGCCTTATACGGTGGATTTTGTCAGTGGGACTCAATTGAGGATTATTGACGGGCTCGGCAACGACGTGACCAATGAAGCCACTCAGGGCGGCGTGATCACCAACGGTCAGAATCAGACCGTCAGCTTTCGCGGTGTCGACATGACCCTGAACTTCAACGACCCTGCCGCCCCGTTGGCAGGCCGTACGTTCACGCTACAAGGCAAGCCGGACACCTTTAACGTTTCCCGTGGCCCAGGTAACCCGAGCTCGGTGCAGACCACAGGTACCCGGGTTACCGATCCGGTCGCTTACCATGCCAGCTTCCCGAGTGGTTCGGCGGTGCTGAAATTCACCAGCGACACCACGTTCGATTTGTACGCCGCACCGATCACCGCCGACAGCCAGCCTGTCTCCAGCGGTACGATGGTGGGCAATACTGCAACCGCGTCGGGTGTGGAGTTCACGTTGAACAACACCGTGGCCGACCCATTGGTCAACGGCGATCAGTTCAACGTATCGGTCAACACCCACGAGACCCAGAACATTCTGGATACCGTAAGTCAATTGAAAACGGCCCTCAATACACCGACCAACGGCAATGCTGTCGAGATCCAGAAACAACAAGCAGCGATGACGGCAGGCCTGGGGAACCTTGCCAGCGGTCTCGATCAGGTGTCTACCAGCATCAGTTCGATCGGCGGTCGCGGTGCGGCACTGGATACCCAAACTGAATCCAACGAGGCCTTGGTGATGGCAAACACCCAGACTCAATCAGCCATCCGTGACTCGGATCCTGCCGACGTCATGACGCGATTGACCTTGCAGCAAAACATGTTGCAGGCCTCTCAACTGGCGTTCAGCAAAATCGCTTCGCTCGGACTGTTCAATCGGCTCTGATAGAACCTCCTCGCTGCATCCACCCAGGTGACGACTCATCGTCGCCTGGCGTTCTTTCCAGGTTTACCCAAATGAACGAACCGCTACTTGTCAGCATCGCTATTCCTGCCTTCAATCCTGAGTTTTTCCGCGGCACCCTGCTCAGCGCACTCAGTCAGGATTACCCACATCTGGAAGTCGTCATCTGCGATGACAGCTCCGGTCCACAGATTGAGGCGATCTGCGAAGAGCTGGGCAATACATCATCGGTAACCCTGCGTTATGTGCGCAATCCCCGGCGTTTGGGTTTTGCCCGCAACCTGTTGGCCTGTTTGAGTCACGCATCAGGCCAGATGATCAAGTTCCTCTGCGACGATGACACCCTGATTCACCAGTGCATCAGCCGGCAGGCCAAAGTGCTGCAGGAAAATGAGGAGGTCAGCATAGTGATCGGCCAGCGATTGCTTTGCGATGCTGACGACATACTGCTTCCTTCTCGTTTTCTCAATTGCTTGATCTCGCCAGCGAGTGCAGTGCTCCATGGCGCCGACTTGCTGGCGTGTGTCGCCGATAATACGGTCAACCTGTTTGGCGGTATCAGCCATGCCCTATTGCGTCGTGCCCAGGTCGAGGAATACCTTGAGACACTGGTGCAGGACGGGCAGGGTTTTGTCGCGCGCCTGGACATGGCCCTGTACATTTGTTTGCTGCGTCGCGGACATCTCGCCAGTTTGGACCAACTCTTGAGCTTTGAGCGCATTCATGCGGGCAGGCTCAGTCATCAGGTGGCAATGACTGAGGCGGTTGCCGCTGAGAGTGAGTGGCTGCTGCAGATGCTGGCCGCGCGCACCAGTGAGAAGGCACCGGCCGACGGCTATGTTCGTTATCTGCCGTTGGCTTCGTATAGCGGTGGCAGTGACCCGGCGTGGGAAGAACTGGATGTTCGAAACTTCCTGACCAAACAGATCGCGACCTTCAACCAACAGGTGGGTACGCACAGCCTTGATTTCGCTGAGTTGTATGCCGAATGGCTGGAGTGTCGCAGTTTGTCGCAGGGTCAGTTACGCCTGCTGCCCAAGCGCATCGAACAGTGGCCCTGCCAGCCGCGCATCATGCCGGTGGTGTTTTGTGATGAGGGCGACGAGCTTGCCCTGCGCGCGACTTTGGACAGCCTGACGGCACAGTCGTATGTTGCCAGCCGTATTCTGTTGCTGGGTCCCGCCAATTCAACCCCCCCGACCGTCGCCGGGGTTCAATATCAGGTTCGCCAGGGCGACGGATTCAAGCAGGTCAATACCTTACTGGCAAATGACGGTCAGGCGGACTGGATACTCCTGCTGCAGGCAGGTGATCGTCTACACCCCCATGCATTGGTCATAATGGCCGAGCGCATGGCATTGCGTGCAAACACCTTATGCCTGTACAGCGATGAAGGGACGCATGATGGGCGAGTGTCCTCCATGCCGATTTTCAAGCCGGATTTCAATCTCGATCTGATGCGCAGCTTGCCCTATGTTGGGCGTCAGTTGGCGTTCAAGTGTGAGGCGTTATCTGCGATAGGTGGGTTCGACGAACAGTATGCGGGTCTGGCCCCACACGACTTGCTCTGGCGCTTGGTCGAAACCCACGGTGTACATGCGGTCGAGCATGTACCTGAAGTGCTCGTACAGAGTCAGTACAGTTACGCCGACTGGATGCGCGAGTCATCCATTCAGGAGCTTGCCGCACCCGTGGTGCGCGCGCACCTCCAGCGTCTGGGCATATTGGCCCAGGTAGACAGTACCCCGGATAGCCTGATAACCCGGGTGCGCTATCAGCATGAACAGTCGGCCAGTGTATCGATCCTGATTCCGGCCACAGTGGACCTGCTCACATTGCGCCGTTGTGTCGAGTCTCTTTTCGAGCACACCCGTTATGGTCCGTACGAGGTACTTCTGATCGCCAGCGGTGAGGAGTCAGCAGATGTACAGGGCTGGTTGAGGGCAATGGAAGGGCTGGGCGATGAGCAGTTGCGGGTAGTTCACGTTCAATCCCAATGCCGGGCGCAAAGCCTGAATCAAGCCAGTGAGCATGCGCGCGGCGATTATCTTTTGATGCTGGATGCGGAATGTGCACTGTTCGACGGGCAGTGGCTTGACGAACTCATGCTCCAGGCTCAGCGTCCAGAAGTCGGGGTAGTCGGGCCCAAGCTGATCGGCCGAGATGGCACGGTTGCGTCGGGTGCTTTGGTATTGGGTCTTCGAGGGCTGGCAGGTAATCCATTTTTGGGTCGTGTCGGTGATAGCAGTTATCTTGATCGCTTGCGCCTGGTACAGAATTGGAGCGCCTTGAGTCTGGATTGCTTGTTGGTACGGCGCGAATTGTTCCGTGAGTTGCAAGGACTGGACACTGATTCGCTGCAGCAAGGTTGGTTCGATGCCGACCTGTGCCTACGGGCGCGCGAGCTTGGCTACCTGATCGTTTGGACTCCTTTTTCGAAAGTGGCTCGATTGGGCGTGACGAGCCATTCTCCGAGCGTCGATCAGGAGGCCGATCAGCAGGCGTTCTACCAGCGGTGGCTGCCCAGCGTCGCTTGTGACCCCCACTACAATCGGAACCTGAGCCTGATCCAGGGAAGCTTCAACCTTGAACCCGGGTTGCGTAGTGGTTGGGATCCTTTCATTGATCGAGCGATGCCATCAGTACTGGCCTTGCCATTCAATGCTTCGGGTGTCGGTCATTACCGCGTCATCCAGCCATTCACTGAGTTGGAGCGTGCCGGCTGGATTCAGGGGCGACTCAGCTACAACATGCCGAAACCGGTCGAGGCGGAACGTGAAAAGCCGGATGTGATTATCGTGCAGTTGCGGTATGCGAACGAGAGCATCAAGGAAATCGCGCAGCTCAAGCAGTTCTCCAGTGCCCGGCGAATCTTTGAAATCGACGACTACATTCTTGATCCGCCGAAAAAGAACGACCATGTCCGAAACTGGCCCAGCAATGTGGGGCAAAAGCTCAGTCAGGCCATTGGCCTGTGTGATCGGCTGGTCGTTTCCACCGAGCCACTGGCCGATGCGCTGTCACACATGCATCACGATATTCGCGTGGTACCCAACATGCTGGCGGCATCGCTGTGGGCTGGGCTGACCAGTGAGCGCCAGACGAGCATCAAGCCAAGGGTGGGGTGGGCTGGCGGTACCAGCCACCGAGGTGATCTGGAGCTGATGCTGGAGGTGGTCCAGAGCCTGGCCGATGAGGTCGACTGGGTATTCTTCGGCATGTGCCCGCAGATGCTGCAGCCCTACGTGAAGGAGTTCCATAAGGGAGTACCGCTTGCCCAGTACCCGCAGAAGTTGGCCAGCCTCAACCTTGATTTGGCCCTGGCCCCGCTTGAGCAGAACCTGTTCAACGACTGCAAGAGCAACCTGCGGCTGCTGGAGTATGGCGTGTGCGGCTTTCCGGTGATCTGTACCGACACCAAAGCCTATGCAGGTTATCTGCCATGCACGCGGGTACGTGAAAACTCGACTGAACAGTGGCTGGAGGCAATTCGCATGCATTTGTCGGACCCTCAAGCCAGCTACCGCCAGGGCGATGCCCTGCGTGAAGTAGTGTTGCAAGACTATCTGCTTACACCGCGACATCTGCAGCACTGGGCGAATGCCTGGCTGGCGGACTGAATCCCTGACGCTCGGCCGCGCCGGGCGCTGAACCCATCATTTTGAAACAGGTAGGCTATGAACGTAATCGCAACCGGGTCGCGCAATGATGTAACGGTCGTTCTGCTTGGACATGCGCAGCCCGATCACCGTGCGCGGGCACAGCACTTCTATCAACAGGCAGGCGTGCCTTGTCTGGCGCTGGAGTCATTGCAGGCCAGCAGCAGTGTGTTGTGCAGTCAACGGCTGGCTCAGGCGCTGCAACAGGTGACAACGCCCCTGGTGATGCTGGCGCTGGATTCCGACTTCATTTTGCCTACCGCCTTGGACAGCGCCGCCGTTCGTTTGCAGGCTGCCTTGCAGTCAATTGGTGCTCAGGGTTACGCACTGTCCCATGAGGTAGGCAATGGGCAAGTGGCCTATCACAAAGAGGGCTCTGTCCTGGCGCCCTTGTCCGAAGAGAGCGCCACTGCTCGTTTACGGCAGTACGCTGACGCTGCTCAACCCGCTTGGCGAGCGGTACTGCGAGTCGGGGCTTTGCAGAGCGCACTGGCGCTGTTGCCAGACCACCTGGATTTTTCCGGCTGGCGTGTAGCGTTGTCTTACGCACTGCTGGCACAAGGTGGAATCGAATCCGTCGAGCAGACCGATGTGGTATGTGAGTACGCGCCTTGTACGCTGCCAGTTGCCGCCCGAGAAGAGCAACTCACCCAAGTTGTTCGCGCATTGCTGCAGTGGGATGCGGCCGGGTTCGGCCTGTGCACCGATGAGTCAGGTTTTACGCTGCTCAATCGTTTTGTCCGCAACACTTATGGCTCACAGGAACAGCCGCTTCTGTTCACCTCGTCCTGGGCGAGCGTTACAGAGGGGCCTGAGCGGGTGTTCGAGCCGCGTCAGTTCGTCGAGCTGCCGTACTACAACGGGGCATTGTTCGATTGCTTGACCACGCTGGAGTTCCTCTGTCATGGCTGGCCGACGGGAGAGCGCCAGTACCAGGCTCTAGAGGGCAGTTGGGTCCGCCAGCGCGAACTTCTGCTGACTCACCCCAACGATACCCCCGGGAGTCTTCAGCATCGTTACTTGCAAGCGCTGGCGCTAGGCTTGTTCAATCGCGAAGTCTGTCAGCGGTTGGCCGCTTCCTTGACCCGCGAGAGCGACGAAGTTAATGCCGGCGAGATGAATGACTGGCTCCAGCGTCTGGCGCAGATCCCGTCGCATGATCCGCAGCAGAGCCTGGCCGCTACCACCTCTGGCCAGGTACTTGCGACGCTGGCTGCAGCGACGCCGGATGATGCCGCCCGTGAGCGCGTGTTGGCGCATCTGACGACCTCGCCCACTGAGCAAATGGCCTTTCTGGTACTGGACCTGACCAACGATGACATCGCGCTGCAGGCCACCTTCGACAGCCTGCTCGCCAGTGGCTTGCGCAATTTCAAATTGTTGGTTCTCAAGGCTGGCAAGTCGCCGGTGATCACCACGCCACGTGATGCCTTGCACTTCATTCAGGTTACAGAAGACAACTGGATCGCCCACCTGAACCAGGCAGTGCGCCAATTGCCGAGTGAATGGTTGCTGTTGATGCAGGCAGGTGAGCAATTGCTCACTGGCGGACTGCTGCACTTGTCGTTGGAGCTGAGTAACGCGGCGGCCTGCCACGCTATTTGTGCCAACGAAGTGCAGCGCGATAAGGAAGGGCGCTTGTACAGCGTCGTACGTCCAGGTGCCGATCTTGATCTGCTGCGGGGTCAGCCCGCCCTGATGTCTCGCCATTGGCTGGTACGACGTCAGGCCGTGCTTGATCTGGGAGGCTACAGCGATGCCCAGCCTCAGGCCGCCGAGCTTGACCTGTTGCTGCGTCTGGTGGAAGCGCAAGGCGTGGCCTGCCTCGCTCATCTGGATGATTACCTGGTACTTGGCGAACAACCGTCGGAGGCGTTGACCGCGCAAGCCCAGGTGGTGCTGGAGCGCCACCTGAGGCAGCTGGGTTATCGTGGTCACGTCAGTGGCAGCGGCGTATCCGGGTTGCAGATCGATTTTCGTCATGCCGCTACGCCATTGGTCAGCATCCTGGTGGCGAGTGAGCAGAGGGATGCGCCTTTGCAAGCGTGCCTGGCTAGCGTGCTGCAACGCACGCGCTACCCGCGTTATGAAGTGATAGTGGCTTGCTCTAATGATGGTCCTGATGAAACAGACGTGCAGCATGGGTTGGGTAACCGTGTACGGGTGTTGAACGCAGCGTCTGGTGCATCGCGTAATGACTTGCTCAATCTGGCGGCGAGTCAGGCCAAGGGCGAGTATCTGGTGTTGTTCTCGGCGGCTGGAGAGGTCATCAGTCCCGCCTGGCTCGAAGGCTTGCTCAACGAGGCCCAGCGCCCGGAAGTTGGCGTTGTGGGTGGCGCGTTGTATAGCTCTGATTCAATCTTGGCGCATGCAGGTTATGGCCTGCTGAGTGGTCCACAGGTTGATACATCCTGGCTGGACGCCGCTGGTCAGTGGCACTTGTCAGTGCGTGGTTGCGCGGCCGTTTCCGGGGAGTGCCTGATGGTGAACAAGGCACTGTTCGAACAGTGCGGCGGTTTGCAGGCGCTGCCTGGGGCAGATGTTGAGTTGTGCCTGCAAGTACAGGACGCGGGCCTTGCGGTTGTATGGACTCCGCAGGCTCAGGTTCGCACCACGGGCCTGTCGGTACCTGATGCCAGTGTTGCCCAGGCGTTGGCCGAACGCTGGCCACAGGCTTTTAGTGGTCGGGCGTCTTCCGAACGACTGAGCCCTGGCGGCGAGTTGGCCTGGATGGCGATGTTGTAATCGCCTTGGCGTGATTTGATTGGTTCAAGTGAGGCCACTCTCTAGTCAGGGGGCAGCCCCACGTTGTGGTTCACTGGGTACCCTGGCGCGTGATACTGCGTCGCCGTGTGTCGGGTGTCCTTGTCAAAATTCAATAACTAAGTGCCCGCATGAAACCTATTCGAATCGTATGTGGAACGCGCGTGTCTGAGCAGGAGTTTTCCACGAAGACTGCTCTGGGCCGATCCTTGTTGATCCACCAAGCGGCCAATCCTGTGGAAATCAGGCTGTTTGCAGAGAACAAGCAGGGGCTTTCGACCATCTATAACCGCGCGATTGATGAGGCCAGGGAAAACCCTGCCATTCTGGTGTTCGTTCATGACGATGTGCACCTGTGTGACTTCTTGTGGGGCGAGCGGATACGCGAAGCGGTGGTAACTTTCGATATTGTCGGGCTTGCAGGCAATATTCGGCGTGTTGAAGGTCAACCCGCCTGGGCCTTCGTTGATGATCAATTCACTTGGGATCAGGCGTGCTTCCTGAGCGGTATAGTCGGGCACGGTGACAGTTTCCCTTGCTCTGTCTCGAATTTCGGGCCTGTGCCTCAACCCTGCAAACTGCTCGATGGGTTGTTGCTTGCGGTGGACAGCGAGCGCCTCGAACAGGCCCAGGTACGCTTTGACGAGCAATTTGAATTTCACTTCTATGACATGGACTTCTGCCGTTCGGCTGAATTGAATGGGTTAAGCATGGGCACGTGGCCGCTGAGCGTCGTCCATGAAAGTGGCGGGGCGTTCGGTACGCCCGCGTGGCGCGAAAGCTTTCGCCGCTATCAAGACAAGTACGCCAAGGCAGGCACCCCAAAGCCTCAGGAGGCAACTGTGCAGAAACAAACCCCGGTTCATCAGTTCCATAACCCGGATTTGCTCAAGCTTATGCCTGCCAATGCCAGGCGCGTTGTGGAGATCGGTTGCAGTTCGGGTGCCCTTGCACGCGAATACAAGAAACTCAATCCACATGTTCATTACACCGGGATCGAGATTGATCCGGGCTATGCGCAGCTCGCGCGCGAGCACTGTGATCGCGTGCTTGACATGAACATCGAAACGGCCTGTGCCGATCTGCTTGCTGGCGATCTGGCGGCTGACTGCTGGGTCTTTGGGGATGTACTCGAGCATCTTTACGATCCATGGGCACTCTTGCAGAAGATCCGTGAAGCCAGCGCACCTGGAAGCTGTGTCGTCGCGTGCATTCCCAACGCCCAGCACTGGAGTGTTCAGGCCCGACTCAGTGTGGGTGATTTCCGCTACGAGGATGCAGGGCTGTTCGACAGAACGCATATTCGCTGGTTCACGCTGGTCACCATGCTCGAATTGTTCACTCAGGCAGGCTGGACAGTCGAGGCGGGGGTGCCGCGTGTTTTTGACGAGCCTCAGCGAGAAAAATTTCTCCCGATGATCCATGCGATGGCTGCCGCGGCGGGAAGAGATCCGGAGGTGGCTGTTCAGGATGCGCTGCCATTGCAGTACGTGTTCAGGGCCGTGGCCGGTTGAAGTGCGGCGTTAACTTATCAAACTCGGATTGGAGTTTTCAAATACCTGCCCCGGCCGCCAGCTGCCGGTTCTGTCCGTTCCTAGAGGGCAGGCAATCGGTGATGACCGCAAGGTCAGCCGATTGCGGGTGCACAGGTGGCTTGGCCATTGGCAGGCTGATACCCAACCGCCCCACGTCGACGGGGTGATTACGCCTCCCGTTCCTGATTCATGCCCCGCGTCCTGTTGTGACCACTTGCTTGAGCGCCTTGCCTTGTCCGGGCCGGGGCTGGGGAAGATTCGTGAGGTGTTTCTGATCTTGTCGGCAACCGATTCGACAAAAGCGCGTGACTCGGAAGTCACTGCGCGCATCTTCACTGTTATCATTCCCGCACCGGGATCAGTTGAGCCGGCGAGCGGCGTTGCCAGGAGGCTTATTACCTGGTTACCTGGCAGCGCTCGTGGTGCTTGGTGGGCATTTTGCTTTTTCTGAATTGGGAAGCCATATGATTGGCATTAAAAGTATCGCCAGTTACGTGCCGGCTGAAGGGCTGGACAACTACGCGCAAGGCGCGAAATTCGGTAAGGACCAGGATTTCATCTTTGGCAAGATCGGTTCTACTTTCTTGCCGCGCAAGGGCGCTGGTCAGGAAACCTCCGATTTGTGTGTCGAGGCCGTCAAGGCCCTGTTCGCCGGCAATCCAGCGTTGGATCCAGTTTCTATCGACGTTGTGATCGTCGTAACTCAGAACGGCGATGCTGAAGGCTTGCCGCACACTGCTGCTATCGTCCAGCACAAACTCGGCCTGCCGACCCATATCGCCGCCTTCGACATCTCTCTGGGATGCTCCGGCTATGTGTATGGCTTGTATGCCATGAAAGGTTTCATGGAGGCTGCGGGGCTGAAGAATGGCCTGCTGATCACCGCCGACCCTTACTCGAAGATTGTGGATCCTGAGGATCGCAACACCACCATGTTGTTCGGTGATGCCGCAACGGTGACCTGGATGGCAGAAGGTGCGGACTGGCAGTTGGGCAAGTCGCTTTTCGGCACTGATGGCGGGGGCGCCGAATTTTTGCGCACCACCGATGGCAAGTTCTTCATGAATGGTCGTCAGGTCTACAATTTCGCGTTGGTCAAGGTACCGGCTCACTTGCAGCAGCTGCTGGATGCCAGCCAGTTGCAGGCGAAGGACATCGACCTCTACTGTCTGCACCAGGGCAGTGCGGCGATCGTTGATGCCGTATCCCAGCGTTTCGAGGGCGGTGATCCCAAGCGTTTTGTCAAGGATATGGCTGAAACGGGCAACACCGTATCGTCCAGTATTCCGCTTCTGCTTGAAAAGCACGTGATGGGTTCGCAATACAAGCGGGTCGCCCTGAGCGGCTTTGGTGTGGGCCTATCGTGGGGCTCGGCGATTATTGAGCGCCTTGACTGACTGCCGGTTGCAATAAAGAACGCCGCCTTTCCCTGGCGGCGTTTTTGTTTATGTACTTTGCTGGTCCGTCTGACTGCGCAGCGTTTCGAGCTATGGAACTCCCTGCGCAGGATTTGAAGAGCCTTTTAGAGGTGTAAATCTACTGAAACACTCTAAATCACGCTCGATGGTGCTCTGATTCCTGGCGTCAAACTCCCGTTTTTGTTGGGCTGGCAGGATGCCACTAACTATTTTTTAAAAATCAGCTAAAGCAACGTGCCTTGACGACGATAACTATTACGAAGGTTCTCTGTGCCACACCCGGCGAATTGCCAAGGCCGGAAGCCGTAGTACCCATCCAACGAGGAATTCGTCATGGCTTTGACTGTTAACACCAACACCACCTCCCTGGGCGTTCAGAGAAACCTGAACCGTGCTTCCGACGCACTCAGCACTTCGATGACCCGTCTGTCCTCCGGCCTGAAAATCAACAGCGCCAAAGACGACGCTGCCGGCCTGCAGATCTCCAACCGCATGACTTCGCAGATCCGCGGTCAGACCATGGCAATCAAAAACGCCAACGATGCCATCTCCATCGCGCAGACCGCTGAAGGCGCGATGCAAGAGCAGACCAACATCCTGCAGCGTATGCGTGAACTGGCTCTCCAGTCGCGTAACGACTCCAACACTGTAGATGACCGTGATGCACTGGACAAAGAATTCCAGTCGATGACCAAGGAGCTGGACCGTATTGCTGCCAGCACCCAGCTCAACAACAAGAACCTGCTGGACGGTACCACTACTACCGCGATGGTCTTCCAGGTTGGCTCCAACACCGGTTCCGACAACCAGATCAGCATCACGCTGACTGACGCGATGAACACCTCCGCCGCCGGCTCTCTGAGCGCATTGGCTGGCCAGGCCATCACTGGTGCTGCATCCGATATCGAAGCAAATTTCAGTGGTGCTCTGACCGCCATCGACGACGCGCTGAAAAACATCAACACCACCCGTGCTGACCTCGGTGCTGTCCAGAACCGTCTGACCAGCACCATCGCCAACCTGCAGAACATCAACGAAAACGCCGAAGCTGCACGTAGCCGTGTACAGGACACCGACTTCGCTGCTGAAACTGCTCAACTGACCAAGCAGCAGACTCTGCAGCAAGCGTCGACTTCGGTTCTGGCCCAGGCCAACCAACTGCCATCGGCCGTACTGAAACTGCTTCAGTAATCGCCTGATGATTGTCGGCGGGGGAGTGCACTTGCGGTGCTCCTCCGCTTTTTACATTGAGAGGTGGTTGGCATGGATATGAGCGTCAAGCTGAACCTGTCCTACCAGGCCGCGAAGCCGGTCGAGCAGGCCAACGAACGCCCTGCGGTCAAGCCGGTGGAGGCTGTCGAATCCATCACGCCAGCGAAGGAAAGTGCCGACAGCGGCCTGACCGAAGCTGAGAAGGTTAAAAGCGCGCTCAAGGACATCGAGAAGTTTCTCGCCTCGTCGCGTCGCAATCTTGAATTTTCCGCGGATGAAGAATCCGGACGAATTATTGTTAAAGTCATCGCCAGTGAAACCGGTGAGCTGATCCGCCAACTTCCTTCGGAAGAGGCGTTGAAAATCGCGCACAGCCTGAGTGATGTAAACAGCCTGTTGTTCGATGCCAAGGTCTGATGTTGGCGATCGATCGGCAAGTTCGCTAGTCTGATCGGCCAGGTGCGGCGCGCAACCAAGAGGGAATAGCAATGGCGAGTACAATTTTACCGGGCACTGGCCTGGGTTCTGGCGTCGATATCAACGCTATCGTGAAAACACTGGTTGCGGCTGAGACCGACCCCAAGTCCAATCAGATCAAGCGTCAGACTGCCAACAATACCGCCATGCTGTCGGGGGTCGCGGCGCTCAAGAGTGCGCTGTCTGTCTATCAGGCAGCAATGAAGAAACTCAACGACACCGCTGCGCCGTCCTTCAATGCCTACACGGCATCCTCCA
Proteins encoded in this window:
- a CDS encoding flagellar hook-associated protein 3; translated protein: MRISTAQFYESSAANYQRNFANVVKTSEEASSLVRVNTAADDPVGASRLLQLGQQASMLAQYKANTDTIKATLGQAESVLTGITNVLQRAKELAIGANNAGYTDADRQANAAELGQIEEQLLSLMNSRDENGKYIFAGSKGDTVPFTRNSDGTYTYNGDQVTLNLPIGDSMSMATNSTGWEVFQQAINTSRTQVTGSMNDGLVTLSDGQVSSNVMYNSKFRGGEPYTVDFVSGTQLRIIDGLGNDVTNEATQGGVITNGQNQTVSFRGVDMTLNFNDPAAPLAGRTFTLQGKPDTFNVSRGPGNPSSVQTTGTRVTDPVAYHASFPSGSAVLKFTSDTTFDLYAAPITADSQPVSSGTMVGNTATASGVEFTLNNTVADPLVNGDQFNVSVNTHETQNILDTVSQLKTALNTPTNGNAVEIQKQQAAMTAGLGNLASGLDQVSTSISSIGGRGAALDTQTESNEALVMANTQTQSAIRDSDPADVMTRLTLQQNMLQASQLAFSKIASLGLFNRL
- a CDS encoding glycosyltransferase, which translates into the protein MNEPLLVSIAIPAFNPEFFRGTLLSALSQDYPHLEVVICDDSSGPQIEAICEELGNTSSVTLRYVRNPRRLGFARNLLACLSHASGQMIKFLCDDDTLIHQCISRQAKVLQENEEVSIVIGQRLLCDADDILLPSRFLNCLISPASAVLHGADLLACVADNTVNLFGGISHALLRRAQVEEYLETLVQDGQGFVARLDMALYICLLRRGHLASLDQLLSFERIHAGRLSHQVAMTEAVAAESEWLLQMLAARTSEKAPADGYVRYLPLASYSGGSDPAWEELDVRNFLTKQIATFNQQVGTHSLDFAELYAEWLECRSLSQGQLRLLPKRIEQWPCQPRIMPVVFCDEGDELALRATLDSLTAQSYVASRILLLGPANSTPPTVAGVQYQVRQGDGFKQVNTLLANDGQADWILLLQAGDRLHPHALVIMAERMALRANTLCLYSDEGTHDGRVSSMPIFKPDFNLDLMRSLPYVGRQLAFKCEALSAIGGFDEQYAGLAPHDLLWRLVETHGVHAVEHVPEVLVQSQYSYADWMRESSIQELAAPVVRAHLQRLGILAQVDSTPDSLITRVRYQHEQSASVSILIPATVDLLTLRRCVESLFEHTRYGPYEVLLIASGEESADVQGWLRAMEGLGDEQLRVVHVQSQCRAQSLNQASEHARGDYLLMLDAECALFDGQWLDELMLQAQRPEVGVVGPKLIGRDGTVASGALVLGLRGLAGNPFLGRVGDSSYLDRLRLVQNWSALSLDCLLVRRELFRELQGLDTDSLQQGWFDADLCLRARELGYLIVWTPFSKVARLGVTSHSPSVDQEADQQAFYQRWLPSVACDPHYNRNLSLIQGSFNLEPGLRSGWDPFIDRAMPSVLALPFNASGVGHYRVIQPFTELERAGWIQGRLSYNMPKPVEAEREKPDVIIVQLRYANESIKEIAQLKQFSSARRIFEIDDYILDPPKKNDHVRNWPSNVGQKLSQAIGLCDRLVVSTEPLADALSHMHHDIRVVPNMLAASLWAGLTSERQTSIKPRVGWAGGTSHRGDLELMLEVVQSLADEVDWVFFGMCPQMLQPYVKEFHKGVPLAQYPQKLASLNLDLALAPLEQNLFNDCKSNLRLLEYGVCGFPVICTDTKAYAGYLPCTRVRENSTEQWLEAIRMHLSDPQASYRQGDALREVVLQDYLLTPRHLQHWANAWLAD